One Enterococcus silesiacus genomic window carries:
- a CDS encoding ATP synthase subunit I codes for MAVNKMEKMTIIAASEREEAILQAIQGMQAIEIKDFFHSSVDSSYIEKNFASTLLTEDDSQKKRFQTMLTDIQDSLTFIERFSENSSKKKPLKRQVRTLISLEESFDDKKISGYLKEIAELKRELARIDSTRKELLTKEKWLARWQYLDIVPQKNSFENTDIILGSISSANHALFLADIESLSSVYVEEIYHSQNHVYYSLVYLKSQLAEVAKITERYSFNEFNYPYDMLPKEAYQQNKEQLALLVEQEKHLKNSLSSYRAHLEELYLAEEMTYAYIHREEAKKHLLNTTYFFIMQGWIPVDEKRELTTALQDALPKDEVYITFDQPTDMEIQTDIPVKLKNNSLVAPFEMLTEMYSLPKYDEIDPTPIMTPFYMVFFGMMVADIGYGLIMLFGALFALKLLVLPRGMKRFADFFLILSFPTIIWGFIYGSFFGVALPKVLFGLQLPFPILSTTEDVNTILILSVIFGFIQLLTGLMVNGIELTKRKRYLDSISESFAWQGLLVGILIIVLGMLIFSNDGLVTAGIVVAVISALSIVIVPIIQTKSKVKGLAKGLYGLYGLTGYIGDLVSYTRLMALGISGGSIAAAFNMLVEFMPPIARFTVGILLIIALHALNLFLSLLSAYVHGARLQYVEFFGKFYAGGGRAFKPLKTEEKYMNIEKKSKVKE; via the coding sequence ATGGCAGTCAATAAAATGGAAAAAATGACGATCATCGCTGCCTCCGAAAGAGAAGAAGCAATTCTTCAAGCAATTCAAGGTATGCAGGCAATCGAAATCAAAGATTTTTTTCATTCAAGTGTAGATAGTTCTTATATAGAAAAAAACTTCGCCTCGACATTGTTGACAGAAGACGATAGTCAAAAGAAACGTTTTCAAACAATGCTGACGGACATTCAAGATTCACTAACCTTTATCGAACGTTTTTCAGAAAATTCATCAAAAAAGAAACCATTAAAAAGACAAGTTCGGACACTGATTTCTTTGGAGGAGAGTTTCGATGATAAAAAAATCAGTGGTTATTTAAAGGAGATAGCTGAGCTAAAGAGAGAATTGGCAAGAATTGATTCTACGAGAAAAGAGTTATTGACCAAGGAAAAATGGCTTGCTCGCTGGCAATATTTAGATATTGTGCCTCAAAAAAATTCATTTGAAAATACAGATATTATACTAGGATCAATCAGTTCAGCGAATCATGCGTTATTTTTAGCAGATATAGAAAGTCTCAGCTCAGTTTATGTTGAAGAAATTTATCATAGTCAAAATCATGTCTATTACAGCTTGGTTTACTTAAAGAGTCAATTAGCAGAGGTAGCAAAAATCACTGAGCGTTATAGCTTTAATGAATTTAATTACCCATATGATATGTTACCTAAAGAAGCCTACCAGCAGAATAAGGAACAATTAGCACTGTTAGTTGAGCAGGAGAAGCATCTGAAGAATAGCTTGTCTTCCTATCGAGCTCATTTGGAGGAATTGTACCTTGCTGAAGAGATGACTTATGCGTATATTCATCGTGAAGAAGCGAAAAAGCATCTGCTGAATACAACTTATTTTTTTATTATGCAAGGTTGGATTCCTGTAGATGAAAAACGAGAATTAACCACTGCATTACAAGATGCGTTACCAAAAGATGAGGTGTATATTACATTTGATCAGCCGACAGATATGGAAATTCAAACAGACATCCCAGTAAAGCTAAAAAATAATTCTCTCGTAGCGCCGTTTGAGATGCTTACAGAAATGTACAGCTTACCAAAATATGATGAAATCGATCCAACACCGATCATGACCCCATTTTATATGGTATTTTTTGGAATGATGGTGGCAGATATCGGCTATGGTTTGATAATGCTTTTTGGTGCATTATTTGCACTGAAGTTGCTAGTTTTACCTCGAGGGATGAAGCGATTTGCTGATTTCTTCTTAATATTATCGTTTCCAACAATTATCTGGGGTTTTATTTATGGGTCATTTTTTGGTGTGGCTTTGCCGAAAGTATTGTTTGGCCTTCAACTGCCATTTCCAATTTTATCGACGACAGAAGATGTAAATACGATTTTGATTTTATCGGTTATTTTCGGGTTTATTCAGTTATTGACTGGGTTAATGGTTAATGGGATCGAACTGACCAAGCGTAAACGATATTTGGATAGCATCAGCGAAAGTTTTGCATGGCAAGGGTTACTCGTAGGTATTTTGATTATTGTGTTAGGGATGCTGATATTCAGTAATGATGGGTTAGTGACAGCAGGAATTGTTGTGGCGGTTATCTCCGCTTTATCCATTGTGATTGTGCCGATCATTCAAACAAAATCAAAAGTCAAAGGCTTAGCTAAAGGTTTGTATGGTTTGTATGGCTTGACCGGTTATATTGGTGATCTAGTCAGTTACACTCGATTGATGGCTTTAGGAATTTCTGGTGGTAGTATCGCTGCGGCGTTTAATATGTTGGTTGAATTTATGCCGCCTATAGCAAGATTTACAGTCGGGATATTATTGATCATCGCGTTACATGCATTGAATCTCTTTTTAAGCTTATTAAGTGCCTATGTACATGGTGCGCGATTACAATATGTAGAGTTTTTCGGGAAGTTTTATGCCGGCGGTGGCCGTGCCTTTAAGCCGTTAAAAACAGAAGAAAAATATATGAACATTGAAAAAAAATCAAAAGTCAAAGAATAG
- a CDS encoding ATP synthase subunit K (produces ATP from ADP in the presence of a proton gradient across the membrane; the K subunit is a nonenzymatic component which binds the dimeric form by interacting with the G and E subunits) — MIDYLINNNGGILFAVLGMAMATIFAGIGSAKGVGFTGEAAAALTTEQPEKFGQALILQLLPGTQGLYGFVIAFLIFINLNNDMTMVQGLDYFVASLPIAFAGLFSGIAQGRVAAAGIQILAKKPEHATKGIIYAAMVETYAILGFVISFLLVLNVK, encoded by the coding sequence ATGATAGATTACTTAATTAATAACAACGGTGGCATTCTTTTTGCAGTTTTAGGAATGGCAATGGCAACGATTTTTGCAGGAATTGGTTCGGCTAAAGGCGTTGGTTTTACTGGTGAAGCGGCAGCAGCGTTGACAACAGAGCAACCAGAAAAATTTGGGCAGGCCTTGATTTTACAACTCTTGCCAGGTACGCAAGGATTATATGGGTTTGTTATTGCTTTCTTGATTTTTATTAATTTAAACAATGATATGACAATGGTTCAAGGCTTAGACTATTTTGTAGCATCATTGCCGATTGCCTTTGCCGGCTTATTTTCTGGGATTGCGCAAGGCCGTGTTGCTGCAGCAGGTATTCAAATTTTAGCGAAGAAACCTGAGCATGCAACAAAAGGGATCATTTACGCGGCCATGGTTGAAACATATGCCATTCTTGGGTTTGTTATCTCATTCTTACTTGTACTAAATGTGAAGTAA
- a CDS encoding ATPase V, translating to MKETAYNQINPLIRLKETELLSNAQYEQLLNAKNTEELKDVLRNTVYGAYMAADFAERFEYIYSKEKGKLYEWLYEMAPEPEVITIYTSRITFHNLKVLTKAELTGKELDYLFIDDGRYSIETLKSAIRTRLSTELPEALMTAILEVLDYFQESSTLQAIDIIYDRNFLTFQRQLAEKIGDQDILAEVTAFIDLTNISTMARGIIQGQHENFLSTVLSSSGNIPKERFLEFTEQTLSAFTEFVLGTRYGDLLAPIVSVETKELDLVAFEKVKDNYLTSLYDRAKIMAFGPLPLLAFLNAKEVEWKNLRLILVSKRSNFPIEVIRERMRVTDGA from the coding sequence ATGAAAGAGACTGCATATAATCAAATCAATCCTTTGATTCGTCTTAAAGAAACAGAATTATTGAGTAATGCTCAATATGAACAATTATTGAATGCCAAAAATACAGAAGAACTAAAGGATGTTTTAAGAAATACTGTGTATGGCGCATACATGGCGGCTGACTTTGCTGAAAGATTTGAATATATTTATTCAAAAGAGAAGGGCAAATTATATGAATGGCTGTACGAAATGGCGCCAGAACCAGAGGTTATAACAATCTATACTTCCAGAATCACGTTTCATAATTTAAAAGTTTTGACCAAAGCTGAACTAACGGGAAAAGAGTTGGATTACCTGTTTATCGATGATGGACGTTATTCTATTGAGACCTTAAAAAGTGCAATCCGCACACGTCTATCTACAGAATTACCAGAAGCTTTGATGACCGCCATTCTTGAAGTATTGGATTATTTTCAAGAATCGTCTACGTTACAGGCAATCGATATTATTTACGATCGAAATTTTTTAACGTTTCAACGTCAATTAGCAGAAAAAATAGGTGATCAAGACATCCTTGCGGAAGTTACAGCTTTTATTGATTTGACGAATATTTCTACAATGGCTAGAGGGATCATTCAAGGGCAGCATGAAAATTTCTTATCGACCGTTTTATCTAGCTCAGGCAATATTCCAAAAGAGCGTTTTTTAGAATTTACAGAACAAACGTTAAGTGCGTTCACAGAATTCGTTTTAGGGACGCGTTATGGCGACTTGTTAGCGCCGATTGTTTCTGTTGAAACAAAAGAATTAGATTTGGTTGCATTTGAAAAAGTTAAAGACAATTATTTGACAAGTTTGTATGATAGAGCAAAGATCATGGCGTTTGGTCCGTTGCCACTGCTGGCTTTTTTAAATGCTAAGGAAGTGGAATGGAAAAATCTACGGTTGATTTTAGTTAGTAAACGAAGTAACTTTCCAATCGAAGTCATTAGAGAAAGGATGCGTGTAACAGATGGTGCATAA
- a CDS encoding ATP synthase subunit F: MVHKIGVIGDRDSVMPFKLFGFEVVYAVSSNQVRETIESMAKNNFGVIFVTEDASELAAETIQRYKSEVTPAIILIPSHNGTKGIGLKEIQDNVERAVGQNIL; encoded by the coding sequence ATGGTGCATAAAATCGGTGTAATCGGTGATAGAGATTCTGTAATGCCCTTTAAACTTTTTGGCTTTGAGGTTGTTTATGCAGTTTCATCAAATCAGGTTAGGGAGACGATCGAATCAATGGCGAAGAATAATTTTGGTGTGATCTTTGTGACAGAAGATGCTTCTGAATTAGCAGCTGAAACGATTCAACGCTATAAAAGTGAGGTCACGCCGGCAATCATACTGATTCCAAGTCACAATGGAACCAAAGGCATTGGCTTGAAGGAAATTCAGGATAATGTTGAAAGAGCTGTTGGTCAGAATATTTTGTAG
- a CDS encoding ATP synthase subunit A (produces ATP from ADP in the presence of a proton gradient across the membrane; the A subunit is part of the catalytic core of the ATP synthase complex) yields the protein MQTGRIVKVSGPLVMAENMSDASIQDICHVGDLGVIGEIIEMRGDVASIQVYEETTGIGPGEPVVTTGEALSVELAPGLISEMFDGIQRPLDTFAEVTKSNFLSRGVQIPALDRSKKWLFEPTVSIGDEVTTGDIIGFVQETKVIPHKIMVPFGISGIVKEVRQGEFTIEETVYVIETVAGEQEFTMMQKWPVRRSRPILEKLNPDVPLLTGQRVIDTFFPVTKGGAAAVPGPFGAGKTVVQHQIAKWADVDLVVYVGCGERGNEMTDVLNEFPELIDPSTGESVMERTVLIANTSNMPVAAREASIYTGITIAEYFRDMGYSVAIMADSTSRWAEALREMSGRLEEMPGDEGYPAYLGSRLAEYYERAGQVVALGQDHREGSITAISAVSPSGGDISEPVTQNTLRVVKVFWGLDATLAQKRHFPSINWLQSYSLYDSEVGKYLDQQLQVGWSEMVQEGMRILQEESQLDEIVRLVGIDSLSDKDRLTLEVAKSIREDYLQQNAFDEVDTFTSREKQYKMLHLILTFYKEGQTALTLGAYLSEIMTGTVSIRDQIARSKYLPEENIDQLDGLVDDIKQRLKQIVADGGMTND from the coding sequence TTGCAAACTGGTAGAATTGTTAAAGTATCCGGACCTTTAGTCATGGCGGAGAATATGTCTGATGCAAGTATTCAGGATATTTGTCATGTAGGAGATTTGGGTGTTATTGGAGAAATTATTGAGATGCGGGGAGATGTCGCATCTATTCAAGTATATGAAGAAACTACAGGAATTGGGCCTGGTGAACCAGTTGTAACAACTGGTGAAGCTTTGTCAGTTGAACTAGCGCCAGGCTTGATTTCGGAAATGTTTGACGGGATTCAACGTCCGTTGGATACCTTTGCAGAAGTAACTAAAAGTAACTTTTTAAGTAGAGGTGTGCAAATTCCAGCGTTAGACAGAAGCAAAAAATGGTTATTTGAACCAACAGTTTCTATAGGAGACGAGGTTACTACAGGAGATATTATTGGATTTGTTCAAGAAACAAAAGTAATTCCGCATAAAATCATGGTTCCATTTGGGATCAGTGGAATCGTAAAAGAAGTCAGACAAGGTGAGTTTACGATCGAAGAAACTGTCTATGTTATTGAAACTGTGGCTGGTGAACAAGAATTTACAATGATGCAAAAATGGCCAGTTCGTCGCAGTCGTCCAATCTTAGAAAAGCTAAATCCAGATGTACCACTTCTTACAGGTCAACGGGTCATCGACACCTTTTTTCCAGTAACTAAAGGAGGAGCAGCCGCTGTCCCAGGTCCATTTGGTGCAGGGAAAACAGTTGTTCAACATCAAATTGCGAAATGGGCGGATGTTGATTTAGTTGTCTATGTTGGCTGTGGTGAACGTGGTAACGAAATGACGGATGTATTGAACGAATTTCCTGAGTTGATCGATCCAAGTACAGGCGAGTCTGTAATGGAGCGAACTGTCTTGATTGCAAACACATCTAATATGCCAGTAGCGGCTCGTGAAGCGTCCATTTACACAGGAATCACTATTGCCGAATACTTCCGTGATATGGGCTATTCTGTGGCGATCATGGCAGATTCGACTTCACGTTGGGCTGAAGCCTTACGTGAAATGAGCGGACGCCTAGAAGAAATGCCTGGTGATGAGGGCTATCCTGCGTATTTAGGTAGCCGTTTAGCTGAATATTATGAACGGGCTGGACAAGTTGTTGCCTTAGGTCAGGATCATCGTGAAGGAAGCATTACCGCAATTAGTGCTGTTTCTCCTTCTGGCGGGGACATTTCTGAGCCTGTTACTCAAAATACGTTGCGTGTAGTAAAAGTTTTTTGGGGGTTGGATGCTACTCTAGCACAAAAACGGCATTTTCCATCGATCAATTGGTTACAAAGCTATTCTTTATATGACTCAGAAGTCGGTAAATATTTGGATCAGCAGTTACAGGTAGGTTGGTCTGAAATGGTTCAAGAAGGTATGCGCATTTTACAAGAAGAATCCCAGTTAGATGAAATTGTTCGTTTAGTCGGGATCGATTCATTGTCGGATAAAGATCGTTTGACTTTAGAAGTTGCAAAATCGATTCGTGAAGATTATTTACAGCAAAATGCTTTTGATGAGGTGGATACATTTACTTCAAGAGAAAAACAATATAAAATGTTGCATTTGATTTTAACTTTCTACAAAGAAGGGCAAACGGCTTTGACTTTAGGTGCTTACTTATCAGAGATCATGACTGGAACAGTTAGTATAAGAGATCAAATTGCCAGAAGTAAATACTTACCAGAAGAAAATATTGATCAATTAGATGGACTAGTAGATGACATTAAGCAAAGATTGAAACAAATTGTTGCAGATGGAGGGATGACGAATGATTAA
- a CDS encoding ATP synthase subunit B (produces ATP from ADP in the presence of a proton gradient across the membrane; the B subunit is part of the catalytic core of the ATP synthase complex), whose product MIKEYRTINEVVGPLMIVEKVEGVKYEELIEVRMQNGEIRRGQVLEINGDKAMVQIFEGTSGINLRDSKVRFLGHPLELGVSEDMVGRIFDGLGRPKDNGPEILPEKMLDINGEVINPVARDYPDEFIQTGISAIDHLNTLVRGQKLPVFSGSGLPHKELAAQIARQANVLNSDEEFAVVFAAIGITFEEAEFFMEDFRQTGAIDRSVMFMNLANDPAIERIATPRMALTAAEYLAYEKGMHVLVIMTDMTNYCEALREISAARREVPGRRGYPGYLYTNLATLYERAGRIRGLKGSVTQIPILTMPEDDKTHPIPDLTGYITEGQIILSRDLYKSGIQPPIDVLPSLSRLKDKGTGEGKTRIDHAPTMNQLFAAYAQGKQAKELAVVLGESALSDVDKIYAKFADRFEKEYVNQGFYTNRSIDETLDLGWELLSMLPRTELKRIKDDMLDEYLTEGE is encoded by the coding sequence ATGATTAAAGAATATCGTACGATTAATGAAGTTGTTGGTCCCTTGATGATTGTTGAAAAAGTCGAAGGCGTAAAATATGAAGAATTGATTGAGGTACGGATGCAAAACGGCGAAATCCGACGTGGACAAGTGCTTGAGATCAATGGTGACAAAGCGATGGTTCAGATTTTTGAAGGAACCAGCGGTATCAATCTTCGTGATTCAAAAGTTCGTTTTTTAGGTCATCCTCTAGAATTAGGTGTTTCAGAAGATATGGTAGGTCGAATTTTTGACGGATTAGGTCGTCCCAAAGATAATGGACCTGAAATTTTACCTGAAAAAATGCTTGATATCAATGGTGAAGTCATCAATCCTGTCGCCAGAGATTACCCGGATGAGTTTATTCAAACAGGAATTTCAGCAATTGATCATTTAAATACGCTAGTTCGTGGGCAAAAATTACCAGTATTTTCAGGTTCAGGTTTACCACATAAAGAACTCGCAGCGCAAATTGCTCGTCAAGCAAATGTCCTAAATAGCGATGAAGAGTTTGCGGTTGTCTTTGCGGCAATCGGAATCACCTTTGAAGAAGCTGAATTTTTCATGGAAGACTTTCGCCAAACAGGAGCCATCGATCGCTCGGTGATGTTTATGAATCTAGCCAATGATCCTGCCATCGAACGAATCGCTACACCAAGAATGGCACTAACCGCAGCGGAATATTTAGCCTATGAAAAAGGGATGCATGTTCTTGTGATCATGACTGACATGACTAATTACTGTGAAGCATTACGAGAGATCTCTGCTGCTCGTCGCGAAGTGCCAGGTCGACGTGGCTATCCAGGCTATCTTTACACCAATTTAGCAACACTTTATGAACGTGCAGGCCGTATTCGCGGCTTAAAAGGGTCTGTAACTCAGATTCCGATTCTAACGATGCCAGAAGATGATAAGACGCATCCAATTCCTGATTTAACTGGCTATATTACTGAAGGGCAAATCATTTTATCTAGAGACTTATATAAGAGTGGCATCCAGCCGCCGATCGATGTGTTGCCTTCATTATCCCGCTTAAAAGATAAAGGAACTGGGGAAGGGAAGACTCGGATCGATCATGCTCCGACCATGAATCAGCTGTTTGCAGCCTATGCTCAAGGAAAACAAGCCAAAGAGTTAGCTGTTGTACTTGGAGAGTCTGCCTTGTCTGATGTTGATAAAATCTATGCAAAATTTGCGGATCGATTCGAAAAAGAATACGTAAATCAAGGGTTTTATACGAATCGCTCGATCGATGAAACGTTGGATCTGGGCTGGGAGTTATTGTCAATGTTGCCAAGAACCGAATTAAAACGAATCAAAGACGATATGTTGGACGAATATTTGACTGAAGGAGAGTGA